In the Candidatus Thermoplasmatota archaeon genome, one interval contains:
- a CDS encoding ribosome biogenesis/translation initiation ATPase RLI — protein MRIAIVEKDRCQPKKCQYECINFCPVVRQGITECITDKGPGGKALISEELCVGCGICVNKCPFDAIHIINLPERLDHDLMHRYGENGFTLFRLPVPRAGEVVGLLGPNGIGKSTTIKILSGQEIPNLGDHEHAPSWEPALKRYAGTELGDYLARVAKGEIRSVVKPQYVDLIPKAVTGVVRDLLKSAAGAAGMHRFDEIVEAFDLGGVLDREISKLSGGELQRTAIAGALIREADVYFIDEPSSYLDIHQRLRIARYIRKLAEERGKAVVVIEHDMAVLDFLADNVHILYGKEGAYGVVALPRPVRTAINVYLGGYMKEENVRFRDTVIEFEEHPPRHEWRGSPVVEFPPLEKTQGAFTLATGEGGIKQGEVVGIVGPNGTGKTTFVKMLAGVEKPTKGEVETTAKVAYKPQYLKSDFNDTVQNLFFTKLGGAYDTSFFQNEIVHPLGIKRLENKIVSQLSGGELQRVAIALALAQEAELYLIDEPSAYLDVDQRMIAAKVIRRVMENRGRSALVVDHDVYFMDVIADSIMVFGGEPGKAGRGDGPFSLHEGMNKFLANVGITFRRDRETLRPRVNKEGSRLDREQRAQGEYYYAVAD, from the coding sequence GGTCCCGGCGGCAAGGCCCTCATCAGCGAGGAGCTGTGCGTCGGCTGCGGCATCTGCGTGAACAAGTGCCCATTCGACGCGATCCACATCATCAACCTCCCCGAGCGGCTCGACCATGACCTCATGCACCGCTACGGGGAGAACGGCTTCACCCTCTTCCGTCTCCCCGTGCCCCGCGCGGGCGAGGTCGTCGGCCTCCTCGGTCCGAACGGCATCGGCAAGTCGACGACGATCAAGATCCTCTCCGGCCAGGAGATCCCGAACCTCGGCGACCACGAGCACGCGCCGTCGTGGGAGCCGGCGCTCAAGCGCTACGCGGGGACGGAGCTCGGCGACTATCTCGCGCGCGTCGCGAAGGGCGAGATCAGGTCCGTCGTGAAGCCGCAGTACGTCGACCTGATCCCCAAAGCCGTGACGGGCGTCGTGCGCGACCTCCTCAAGTCCGCGGCGGGCGCCGCCGGGATGCACCGCTTCGACGAGATCGTCGAGGCCTTCGACCTCGGGGGCGTGCTCGACCGCGAGATCTCCAAGCTCTCGGGCGGCGAGCTGCAGCGCACCGCGATCGCGGGCGCGCTCATCCGCGAGGCGGACGTCTACTTCATCGACGAGCCCTCGTCGTACCTCGACATCCACCAGCGCCTCCGCATCGCGCGCTACATCCGCAAGCTCGCGGAGGAGCGCGGCAAGGCGGTCGTCGTGATCGAGCACGACATGGCGGTGCTCGACTTCCTTGCGGACAACGTCCACATCCTCTACGGGAAGGAGGGCGCGTACGGCGTCGTCGCGCTCCCGCGGCCCGTGCGCACCGCGATCAACGTGTACCTGGGCGGCTACATGAAGGAGGAGAACGTCCGCTTCCGCGACACGGTGATCGAGTTCGAGGAGCACCCGCCCCGCCACGAGTGGAGGGGTTCCCCGGTCGTCGAGTTCCCGCCGCTCGAGAAGACCCAGGGGGCCTTCACGCTCGCGACGGGCGAGGGCGGCATCAAGCAGGGCGAGGTCGTCGGCATCGTGGGCCCGAACGGCACGGGCAAGACGACGTTCGTCAAGATGCTCGCGGGCGTCGAGAAGCCCACGAAGGGCGAGGTCGAGACGACCGCGAAGGTCGCCTACAAGCCGCAGTATCTCAAGAGCGACTTCAACGACACCGTCCAGAACCTCTTCTTCACGAAGCTCGGCGGCGCGTACGACACGAGCTTCTTCCAGAACGAGATCGTGCACCCGCTCGGCATCAAGCGGCTCGAGAACAAGATCGTCTCGCAGCTTTCCGGCGGCGAGCTGCAGCGCGTCGCGATCGCGCTCGCCCTCGCGCAGGAAGCCGAGCTCTACCTCATCGACGAGCCGTCGGCCTACCTCGACGTCGACCAGCGCATGATCGCCGCGAAGGTGATCCGCCGCGTCATGGAGAACCGCGGGCGGAGCGCGCTCGTCGTCGACCACGACGTCTACTTCATGGACGTCATCGCGGACTCCATCATGGTCTTCGGCGGCGAACCCGGAAAGGCGGGCCGCGGCGACGGGCCGTTCTCGCTCCACGAAGGCATGAACAAGTTCCTCGCGAACGTCGGCATCACCTTCCGCCGCGACCGCGAGACCCTCCGGCCGCGCGTCAACAAGGAAGGCTCGCGTCTCGACCGCGAGCAGCGCGCCCAGGGCGAGTACTACTACGCCGTCGCGGATTGA
- a CDS encoding sialidase family protein — protein sequence MLPRAVTLLAAFAVLAAGCLGAPKPAALNDTAGDAPWDPAPPPSGPTLPTTPTSPPALSRAAPALACRFAPCEVEALAMGAEPWVAINPANPDHAVVAAMSFHRGPADGSAGVAHPWLAAAVTRDGGATWMTSVPPGGPNAPASSFASYDFAADTMVAFANDGSVVLASLVGRANPTLCVVPAWQCANAPVFANALDLVVWRSSDGGVTWKEGAVVDRGVGFFTLTPQGKGPLGGYNDRETIAVDPATGTIHLIWSHISNMAYDVRAARSTDHGATWSEPATIATGHYGVTAAALDNVVLLTFRNTRTGDHALLRSADGGATWSGPANLGPSGPPTQQPVPVALWRSGTALHAVLAQSVGGGNEDLVVRASRDGGLTWGDPVPAPVSGATERRLPALAVDPATGLGVLATYRGADAPEKMALWVVPLIDGFPGGNAFQVSNRTADPGAAFDYMGVAASPQGGLVAWGVRADSGAIATATAALAWSDA from the coding sequence ATGCTCCCCCGCGCGGTCACGCTCCTTGCCGCGTTCGCGGTCCTCGCCGCAGGCTGCCTCGGCGCGCCAAAGCCCGCGGCCCTCAACGACACGGCCGGCGACGCGCCGTGGGACCCGGCGCCGCCGCCCTCGGGGCCCACGCTCCCGACGACGCCAACGTCCCCGCCCGCGCTTTCGCGCGCGGCCCCGGCGCTTGCATGCCGCTTCGCGCCGTGCGAGGTCGAGGCGCTCGCGATGGGCGCCGAGCCGTGGGTCGCGATCAACCCCGCGAACCCCGACCACGCGGTCGTCGCCGCGATGAGCTTCCACCGCGGCCCCGCGGACGGGAGCGCGGGCGTCGCGCACCCATGGCTTGCGGCCGCGGTCACGCGCGACGGCGGGGCGACGTGGATGACGTCCGTTCCGCCCGGCGGGCCCAACGCGCCGGCGTCTTCGTTCGCGTCGTACGATTTCGCGGCCGACACGATGGTCGCGTTCGCGAACGACGGGAGCGTCGTCCTCGCGAGCCTCGTGGGCCGCGCGAACCCGACGCTTTGCGTCGTACCCGCGTGGCAGTGCGCGAACGCGCCCGTCTTCGCGAACGCGCTCGACCTCGTGGTGTGGCGCTCGTCGGACGGCGGCGTCACCTGGAAGGAAGGCGCCGTCGTCGACCGCGGTGTCGGGTTCTTCACGCTCACGCCGCAGGGCAAGGGCCCGCTCGGCGGCTACAACGACCGCGAGACGATCGCGGTCGACCCCGCGACCGGAACGATCCACCTCATCTGGTCCCACATCTCGAACATGGCCTACGACGTCCGCGCCGCGCGCTCGACCGACCACGGCGCGACGTGGAGCGAGCCGGCCACGATTGCGACCGGTCACTACGGCGTCACGGCCGCCGCCCTCGACAACGTCGTGCTCCTCACCTTCCGCAACACGCGCACGGGCGACCACGCGCTCCTGCGCAGCGCCGACGGCGGCGCGACGTGGTCAGGGCCCGCGAACCTCGGCCCGTCCGGCCCGCCGACCCAGCAGCCCGTCCCCGTCGCGCTCTGGCGCTCGGGAACCGCGCTCCACGCGGTCCTTGCGCAAAGCGTCGGCGGCGGGAACGAGGACCTTGTGGTGCGCGCAAGCCGCGACGGCGGCCTCACCTGGGGCGACCCGGTCCCCGCGCCCGTCTCCGGCGCGACGGAGCGCCGGCTCCCCGCGCTCGCCGTGGACCCCGCCACGGGCCTCGGCGTCCTCGCGACCTATCGCGGCGCCGACGCCCCGGAGAAGATGGCGCTCTGGGTCGTGCCGCTCATCGACGGCTTCCCCGGCGGAAACGCCTTCCAGGTCTCCAACCGCACGGCCGATCCCGGGGCGGCGTTCGACTACATGGGCGTCGCCGCGAGCCCGCAGGGCGGCCTCGTCGCCTGGGGCGTGAGGGCCGATTCGGGGGCCATCGCGACGGCGACCGCAGCCCTTGCGTGGTCGGATGCCTAG